GAACAAAGTATCAGGAGTGCCCTGCATTTAAAACAACACTGTTATTAAGAACAATCTCAACTTGGAACATATGCTTGAACTTGAAGTATACCGTATCAGTACAGGTGTTATCATTTACAAGTTGAAAGATGGACAGCTCTTTCACACGCTCTATGCACGTCATATGACTTTTCATACATCAACTTTTTGTCTATTTATATACATGCCACACTAGCATGGAAATGATACATCCTTTGTCAATTCAAGGTGTCACAGAATGAGTTAAAGAGGTTTCCTAGACAATTCTGGAGACAAAGACTAGGCATCAATGCATCATGGAACTAAATAAAGATCATGCCTTACATGCAGGTTATTCCATATAGAATTTTCAATTTATCATTCCACAAAAAATCATCCTATTACAAGTGTTTCATAATCACACATTTCACACTTCGTCATATGGTATAGATAATAGATTATAGATTGTTATGTTACCATATGAGCTGTTCTAACACGTTATTGAAGGCAATGCATATAAGCAAAAACTTCAAGGCTCGTCTTATTTGTTACTAATAATGTCTAGAATCTCTTATATTCAATAATCACAATTAACAAGATAAATTTTAAGTATAGCTTAAAACGACTCTTAATGCATTATACGAACAGGAAATTTTCCAGCACGTCAAATCATGCTGCAATGGGCCCTATGACCACACACCACGAAACACACATGAGATGCTGCTTCTGCAGCTTCGCTACTGTTATAACAATCATGACTACGACAGCAACTTATTTATAAGCTAGGCACACTGACAAGTCTAACACTTCCAATGCAAGGAGTTCCTATCCCCTTGTCCTGTAAGATTATATACATGTCCCTGTGTGGGCGTCAAAAATAATTCCCAAGTCATGTCCCTTATATAAAAACAATACCTTTTTTTATTATATCATATAATTGAAATCAATGTAACAAAAATATAGGTTACCTGAAGAATAAATGTACTCGCAATTATTCTCATTGCCCATTTGACAAATTGAGCAACTCCGACATCAACACTCCCATCATCTGATATAACATATCTTCGTACAATCCAGTAACCCAAAGCAGCTCCCGCGAGAACAACACCAACTAGTAGAAAAATGGAAACCTGCAACAAAAGAATTTAGACAACAATCATCTGACTCAAGCAACATGAACTCAAAACTGAAGTATCTACAAACCTATAAGGCTATAACACTCTCAAAATCGAAAGTAACCATCAGAGGTATGACAAGCAGGACATAAAATGTTTTGGAAGGATATATTATCATTTATCAGCACTTCATAGCAGTTAAAATCCTGGATATGAGCAGAAAGTGAGATCAACAAGTTAAAGAGGAAGCAGTTACCAAACCAAATTTCCAAATATTCTCAACCCCCATAAAACTTCTCTCTAAGTTTGAGAGTGCACAATTCCGCATATGCTCATCTGACACCTCCAGTGTGTTTATAGCACTGCCTTTAACATTTTTTCCATTTGGCAAATATAGTGTCGAACTTAATAGCTTATTGCGGTTAAATGTTTCTCCACACATGGTCTATTAATTACCAACTTAAACTATCTAATCAATCATTCTTCAACTCTACCATAATTACAGTATTTTTTTTAACTAGTGCAAGTATTATACTTCAAAACTAGGATGCTGTTGTGGCAACAATCAAATCTGAAACTAATATATTAATACTCTCTCCTTCGTCTAATTACTCTAATACTTGTCACTCCCTCCGTTTTCTGAGTTCTACTATGTTACTACTTACTATAGAAATAGAATCCTAGAGGAAATCAAAAGGGGGACACACATGTGGATACGTTTACTTTTAGGATGAAAGAGGTAGAAAGTGAGGGAATTATTAAATACTAGGGTTCACAAGGTAGAGTACAATgacaaaaaatgaataaaaaggttgccataaagagaataaaataaaagtgaGTAAAGCTCAGAAAAACGGATGGAAATGAAAAATGAGATTTAATGTTTTGTTGTTTCCCACTAATTCTTCAACACAACATCATTCATTGTGGTGTTTCCACTAATTCCTCAGCATTAACCATTAACTAAAAACCATTTAGTTTTGCAGCATAGTCAATGCTTTCAATATTATACCCTTAAATTGGTTTAATACCAACAAATATTATAGCCAAAGCACTATTAAATCCATAAAATAAACCAAGTATAATTGTCCAACTACTCATATACCACCAGTAAGATAAACATTGACAACCATGATAAAGACCAATTTTTGTGCTAGCCAATGTCAAATTCTTTATAAACTTGCTACCAGTTCAATGTTTTATTTGTTGGTATGAAAAagaaattttataagtaatctcaactcccccccccccccccaaacccACCACCAACACCAGGCCGCCCCACCCAATTTCtatacggagtagtaatttTGTCTTAGAAAGTACGCCCCAAAAAACCAAAGTCAGGTTATCTTTATCTGTGTGTTGACACAGTTATTTATTCAGAAAATGATGCATAAAAGCAAAAAGTACAACCTGATTATCTTTAAACTAAAACTCTGGTCCCTGTGGAACCATTACAAGATTTCTACTTTTCCAAGCAAACGTTAGCACATTACAGCTACTTCTAGTCATAAAACTAGATGATATAGCCAATATCCTAAATAATACCTATCAAGTTTCTCTTAGAACTGAAGTTGCTAAATATGAAGTACATAATTTTGTTAGCAAAAAGTGATGTCAAGGAAATAGCTACAATTTAGTGAACCAACGCATAAAGAAAGAGGTCATCTAAGCTCGATAATAAAAATGCACAAAAGCTAATTCTAAGGTAGTTTTTCATCAATGAAACATTACATAACACAgcacatattattattattattattgccaaatttgtttttttggtggggggtggggggggtggggggggggggaggtaaTGGAAACTGGTGGAAAATGAACTTACCGGGTTGTGCATCTCCTCACCCAGGCCAAAATTCACAAGAATGGAATTTACAAGCATCGAAAACTGATGCAAAAGAAATGATCCTGCTCCGAGCTGGTTCAAGGTAGAAAGCAGAAAAGGTATAAGTGTAATCTACAGGTTAGCTTTTGACACAAAGAGAGAAGAATGGATACAAACACTAACCAGTGATCCATAGATAGTCAGATAGAAGAAATTTTTGCGGCCAGTTGGTAATAATTTCATCCCCTGCACACCAAACATATAGATGTAAGATGAAGACAAATAGCTATGATGGTTAGTGAATGGAAATACAGAGCCTTGAACTATGGAATAGGTCAATGACTCTATCAAGTGTCAGAACTTGACAATGATAGCTTAGAACAAATAATAAATTGAGCAGCTCCATACAGCTTAATTCTTGGTTCCATGCTTACAAAAACCTTGTTCGTAAAGAGTAAAAACTTACTCCGTAAAAAAATATAGTCGGTCAATTTATCTTTAAAACAACAgcataatttataattaaaacaagttcaGATATATTTATAAACACTTTTCTGACAGGATTCACAGGAATAAAATCAGTGACAACTGACAAGATACACGATTAGGTAAAACAACAGTTAAAGATGAGCTGTCTGACATGAATTTCTTCATATATGGGAGTGCttgttataaacttataatgCAAAAGCAAAGAGCTTCTAATCAAAATGATACTAGAGCAACAATAATCCCACCAGATAGAGAAACAAGTACACAAAAACAGAATTATTGTTATCAGGTATTAAAAACCATGGTTGCAATCCAATGGGGAGGAGCCTCGGGGGAGaaggaacaaaaagaaaaactaaAAGACGGAGCTCAAAGTCTGAGTACCTGAAAAAGAATGATTATGACAACAAGTAGTATCCCGATTGCCATTGTACTGCTATAGTAAAAAGGCACCCAACTGCTAACAACTGGTGCAGCAAGTAATAGAAAGATTCCAAATGCAAGACTGATGAGACGCCAGCGTTGAAATTCTGCACGCAAATCCAGAAAATAATTAATATCCAGAAAGAGAGGAAAGAAAAAACACAAAGGAAGTAAGAAACATGTTAGGGATAAAAAGAAGTCACCAACCTTCTTCAGCTGAGATTGTGACTGAACCCGATACATCAAGAAACCTCACATCAATATATTTGTCTTCATAGGGAGAAATCATAGAGCCCCATATCCCCTTGTGGACGGGTTTCCATGCGTCCTTTTCGCACTGACACATTCCAGTTGAAGCATTCCTGTAAAGGCAGATTATAGAACATGAGCGAAAACTAGCATAGACAGTGTATTGAAgacaaataaataactcttaTCCACTTACTTGTGTAGACATATCTGGATTCTGTTGTGTAACTTCTCAGGAATGACTACAGAAGGTGCCACTGTAAGACGAATTGAGCTGGCATAGCTCTCAAGTTTAAGTCTTGAGCAAGGAACAATATGAACACGCTCACACGACAATACTTCTTTATTGTCTTTGGGCGTATATCCCTGCAAGGTGACAGGTTTGATTGAGAGGTGTGGATTTTCCAAACTGATAGCTGCAATACAATGAGAACCAGGCGTAATTAAACTTCCATAAATGTATACTGATAACAGTCAAGAAAAATAAACACatagattaaaaaaataatcagcaaGGAGCAATAGTGAACTTTTCAAGCAGAGTCAATGGACTCGCATGACATCAAGGCTCCAGCTGTTCATGGCAAAGTGAATGACAGTAGCAAGTACACGAAACTAATCACAAGAGATATCTAAAAGTACAATATAGATGGCAGAACAAATGCACAATCAACTTCAGAATGACATATAAAGAATATGGAAACACGATAACACCTATCAGATTATAACATATGTCAAGTTTTCTAATGACAGACTAGGCCTAATCTTGAATAGTTTGATTCTCAAGTAGTCAAGTGATAAGTAAGGACACGATTTCTTTGCCTTCCATCAAAAGTTAATTAGCTTGATATCAAACTGAAAATCAGTTTCAATTTCACAATGAATAATTATTCCTGCTTCGCCGTCTAGCATGTCATAATATCTATTAAAACATAATAATACCAATATATTTTCTTAAGATCAGTCTAGTATTTTTACGACTTCTGTGGATTAATTTGACAGTTATCAAGACTTCATCACCACCAAAGTCTAATGTAGTCATTAATTAGGACATAAGAAGTACAAATTACCAACTTCCAGTTTAATAGAAATCAAAAGGTATTGTTATTCTTTTTATACTATGAAACAAATCGTTCTGCTCAACTCAAACAATTAATAGAAGATTAAGATAAAACCCACCAACCCAAATCCCAAATTAGACAACTACCCTTTTCTTCCCATCAAAAATAAAAGTTACCCTTTTGCTAAATGCTAAAAGGCACAGAAGTTGCAACATTTCAAGCAAAATTGAACTGAACCAACGACAACTTGTAGCGTGTTCTTCACAATTAAACACCTAATCAACAAAAATACGAGTGACCCAGAAATCAAAAGGGAACCCAACAAAACCCTACAGTACTCATTTCAAATTTgcagtgaaaaaaaaaatcaattaagggAAAACTGGATAACTTACTTCGGATTGAAGAGTCTAAGCAAGAGCAGTAGAATGTTGAGAACAAAAGTATTAAGAAGAAAAGATGAACTTTTGAGGAAAGCCCCATTCTTATCGCCTTTTCACTCTTGCTTTCCACGCAtctccactttctctctcctctttttgtgTTAATGGCGAATGAAATTATGAGAAAAGAGGAAGAAGGAAAGCGCGGTTGAATGAACAATTGAATCGAAaaatttctgggtttttctATTAGTCTTTGTTTTGGAGTTTTTTTATATGTGGGACAACCGTGTTTCTGTACCCTCATGTCTAATTGTCTAATTTTCTACCGTCTACGCTACGCTGATTGAGGCATATACATTTGGCCAGTCGGGTGTCAATTGGGTTAACGGGTATAATTGGGTTGGGTCTAAGTCTAGCTGATCCATTGAATTTATGTCTGGACCCGGTTATTGCCATATTTGACAGGATAGCTCGTTGGATAAAGGATTAGGGTCAGTGTAAATGAATTATATTAGCCATGATCATCGGTTAATAGTGTTGAACGGTTGATGCAGAATTACaatattaatccaataatttagTAAAAGAAAATAGATAACGTAAAATCAACATTTGAATAGATTAGTACTAGTATGTACCCGTACTAATGCACGggatatttataaattaaaaagCTAATGAAAAAAAGCATTAATCTTAGTTTCCTTCTTTATTCATATTATTGTTTGAATTGACTAAAGTttttaatattttctttttttgttaatatttttttccTCTTGTTGATAATttaatgtaataccccgaatttttaaaactcgattaattatgcttaattatttttatttaacttaaaatcattttaagtcctaaattcgaactttattttaattaacgaagttttatttcgcttgaatttttaatattgttacacgatttctttttcagtttataatttaatttcaaatttacgagCTTGAGCTAttctttaaatattaattatttcgtaatttattttgaattttgaataatttcgaaacgttcttattctattcggaaactaaatttatttttcgttaaggatattttttttttttataaagaattattttaaaacttgattttaattaaacatttctatttttataaatttctgaaaattacaacaatttctgaatttttttgcctaatattgtgaaattacgaaaatgccctcaAGGAACCAAAAATTCACTTTTTCCctcttcccttgctctccacgtataaACCAGGAAGGAAATTTCCTTCCCTCAATTCTGTCCAAATTCAACCCCTTGGACCCCAAGTAAACTTTTCAATATTGATATAAAAATTGCATTTCCATTTCaggaaattcaatcaaaaacAAATTCTGATTTTCAATTCTCCTCCTCCTCTCTGCTTCGAACCATCACCACCATTAACCACCACAACAGCCACCGACCACCACCATTCCCACCACTGTTCGACCACCACCTCAGCACCACTCGGCCAGCCAGAAACACCACCGCGCCTCACCGCACTTCCCTTTCCCCCTCCTCGAAGCACCGCACTCCCCTGTTCCTTTCCCCTCCTCCTCTGCCTCGTTGCACCACCACCGTCGCGCTCCACCACCTCCAGTCACCCTCCTCCTCTCTCCGGCCAACCTCCGTCTCAAAACCTCGGTGTTCCGCCCTTATATCCTCCCAAGACCCGAACCCAGTGCCACCCTCCTCTCCCCTCAACCTCCCCTGCTTCCTCCCTTTGCTTCGCACTCCCTCCCCCTTCCCTCGCCTGTACCACCACCGCACAAACCACCATAACCGTCGCCTCCGGCGCGGATTTGCGCTGCTGCGCCGCCCAGCTCAGTCATCCTTCCCTCCCTTCTCTCCTCCTCTCCTTCGTGCCCCTGCTTCGCACTCCCTCCCCTGTTCTTGCCTGTTTTCCCAGGAAACcgagaacaaaaaaaataaaataagaaagagGAATCCAATTCCTAATTTTATAGCCTTGACTTTTATCTTCCCTCAAACCCAATTTTAGGTTGGGCCATTTCTTAATTTGGGCTTTTTGGGTGATTTAAGGTTGATTTATAATTATCAGATTTTAACATATCAATGCCTATGATTTAATAAAAtgattaattactaataaaatgtttattatttttcaggttttattatcgattttacgaaaataagttactagttttatttattaaaaacggaatttaaataatattttcatgaaaaccggttttatgaaatataaatatatatatttcgattaaaatttcattcaataataatattttcattaaatttcgaaattatactttttattaaaattcgttaattaaattctttatttataaaatttatgatttataaaatattgattttaaattatttatcgtcgtagtactaattcaacaaatttaatattttgaaagaaatcggacttggagctcaggaagaacgatccatcagacgggaaatataa
This Spinacia oleracea cultivar Varoflay chromosome 6, BTI_SOV_V1, whole genome shotgun sequence DNA region includes the following protein-coding sequences:
- the LOC110790809 gene encoding uncharacterized protein, coding for MGLSSKVHLFFLILLFSTFYCSCLDSSIRTISLENPHLSIKPVTLQGYTPKDNKEVLSCERVHIVPCSRLKLESYASSIRLTVAPSVVIPEKLHNRIQICLHKNASTGMCQCEKDAWKPVHKGIWGSMISPYEDKYIDVRFLDVSGSVTISAEEEFQRWRLISLAFGIFLLLAAPVVSSWVPFYYSSTMAIGILLVVIIILFQGMKLLPTGRKNFFYLTIYGSLLGAGSFLLHQFSMLVNSILVNFGLGEEMHNPVSIFLLVGVVLAGAALGYWIVRRYVISDDGSVDVGVAQFVKWAMRIIASTFILQGTPDTLFAWATVVLCWLLCSLVSSMQWSNSGYSNFRWRKARKLAPGHNRAEFLRRSSKNSPQGKVSRSPNTAPNRSNSSVRGLTSPSSNRRMSAQKNYYSSFHKMRKQKMSKKEWEEFTRESTQQAMIELTSSPEFSEWMIKNADRIQIRGDDSSDDNSDETVGSGSDSTDETVVDNVPRNGLFSW